A genome region from Panicum virgatum strain AP13 chromosome 4K, P.virgatum_v5, whole genome shotgun sequence includes the following:
- the LOC120704220 gene encoding auxin response factor 17 isoform X1, which yields MRLSSSSGSVIPAQAASPEAVEEHKCLNSELWHACAGPLVSLPAVGSRVVYFPQGHSEQNSKSSPFFTQVLGEFPLQVAASTNKEMESQIPNYPNLPAQLICQLHNVTMHADAETDEVYAQMTLQPLNPQELKDPYLPAELGSANKQPTNYFCKTLTASDTSTHGGFSVPRRAAEKVFPPLDFTQQPPCQELIAKDLHGNEWKFRHIFRGQPKRHLLTTGWSVFVSAKRLVAGDSVLFIWNDNNQLLLGIRRASRPQTVMPSSVLSSDSMHIGLLAAAAHAASTNSRFTIFYNPRASPSEFVIPLAKYVKAVYHTRISVGMRFRMLFETEESSVRRYMGTITGISDLDSVRWPNSHWRSVKVGWDESTAGERQPRVSLWEIEPLTTFPMYPSPFPLRLKRPWPTGLPSLHGGKDDDLTNSLMWLRDTANPGFQSLNFGGLGVNPWMQPRLDASLLGLQPDMYQAMATAAFQDPTKQVSSTMLQFQQPQNISGRAAPLLSSQILQQVQPQFHQQPYLQNIPESTIHGQGQSELLKQQIQRTQSFNEQKPQLQPQQQQQESQQQSQCLQVPQHQQMQQQNNMTNYQSVSNALSAFSQLSSAPQSSPAVLQTILPFSQAQSFAETTISSLSPSNAATMQNTLRPFSSEAASHLSMPRPTAVSVADPWSSKRVAVESLLPSRTQVSSQMEQLDSTPPNIPQSSALAPLPGRGCLDQDVNSDPQNHLLFGVSIDSQSLLMQGGIPGLQNGNDSTAIPYSTSNFLSPSQNDFPLDHTLNSSGCLDDVGYVPCSDNSDQVNRPPATFVKVYKSGTYGRSLDITRFSSYHELRRELGRLFGLEGQLEDPMRSGWQLVFVDREEDVLLVGDDPWQEFVSTVSCIKILSPQEVQQMGKQGLELLSSAPARRLGSSCDDYVSRQESRSLSTGIASVGSVEF from the exons ATGAGGCTCTCGTCGTCGTCCGGCAGCGTCATCCCGGCCCAGGCGGCTTCGCCGGAAG CTGTTGAGGAGCACAAGTGTCTGAACTCGGAGTTGTGGCATGCCTGCGCCGGACCCCTTGTTTCCTTGCCGGCGGTGGGTAGCCGGGTGGTGTACTTCCCTCAGGGTCACAGCGAGCAG AACTCGAAAAGTTCTCCCTTTTTTACACAAGTCCTTGGTGAATTTCCGCTGCAGGTAGCAGCATCAACAAACAAGGAAATGGAGTCTCAGATCCCCAATTATCCTAATCTGCCTGCGCAGCTTATTTGCCAACTGCATAATGTGACGATGCAT GCTGATGCAGAGACAGATGAGGTCTATGCGCAGATGACATTACAACCACTCAACCCG CAAGAACTGAAGGATCCATATTTACCTGCTGAATTAGGTTCTGCCAATAAGCAGCCAACAAACTATTTTTGCAAAACATTAACTGCGAGTGACACAAGTACACATGGTGGATTCTCTGTTCCACGTCGAGCAGCTGAGAAAGTGTTTCCTCCACTG GATTTCACTCAGCAACCTCCCTGCCAGGAGTTGATTGCTAAAGATCTTCATGGCAATGAGTGGAAATTTCGTCACATATTTCGCG GTCAGCCAAAGCGGCATCTTCTAACTACTGGATGGAGTGTCTTTGTTAGTGCAAAGAGACTCGTTGCTGGTGACTCAGTCCTCTTTATCTG GAATGACAATAACCAGCTTCTTCTGGGAATTCGCCGGGCAAGTCGGCCACAAACTGTCATGCCATCTTCAGTCTTATCGAGTGATAGCATGCATATCGGTCTTCTTGCTGCAGCTGCTCATGCTGCTTCAACAAATAGCCGCTTTACAATTTTCTACAATCCAAG ggCAAGCCCTTCAGAGTTTGTCATACCACTTGCAAAATATGTGAAGGCAGTGTATCATACGCGTATATCTGTGGGCATGCGATTCAGGATGCTTTTTGAGACAGAAGAATCTAGTGTTAGGAG ATACATGGGAACAATCACCGGAATCAGTGATCTTGATTCTGTTCGGTGGCCAAATTCACACTGGCGTTCTGTTAAG GTTGGCTGGGATGAATCAACTGCTGGAGAGAGGCAGCCAAGGGTGTCATTATGGGAGATTGAGCCCCTGACAACTTTCCCAATGTATCCATCTCCTTTTCCACTCAGGCTTAAGCGTCCATGGCCAACAGGCTTGCCTTCTCTGCATG GTGGTAAGGATGATGACCTGACTAACTCTCTCATGTGGCTTCGAGATACTGCAAATCCTGGTTTTCAGTCGTTAAATTTTGGTGGACTTGGTGTGAATCCTTGGATGCAGCCAAGGCTGGATGCTTCCTTACTTGGTCTGCAACCTGACATGTATCAGGCGATGGCCACAGCTGCTTTCCAGGATCCAACGAAGCAAGTGTCATCCACGATGCTGCAGTTCCAGCAGCCACAGAACATATCTGGTCGAGCTGCGCCACTTCTGTCGAGCCAGATTTTGCAGCAAGTGCAGCCTCAGTTTCATCAGCAGCCATACCTTCAAAACATCCCTGAGAGCACAATCCATGGCCAAGGTCAATCTGAGCTCCTCAAGCAGCAGATTCAACGCACCCAATCATTTAATGAGCAGAAGCCCCAGCTGCAaccccagcaacagcagcaagaaTCACAGCAGCAATCACAGTGCCTGCAAGTGCCTCAACATCAGCAAATGCAACAGCAGAACAACATGACCAACTACCAGTCAGTGTCTAATGCATTGTCAGCATTTTCTCAATTGTCATCAGCCCCTCAGTCTTCACCTGCGGTGCTGCAAACAATACTACCATTCTCACAGGCGCAGAGCTTTGCAGAAACGACTATCAGCTCATTGTCTCCATCTAATGCCGCCACCATGCAAAATACGCTGAGGCCTTTCTCATCAGAAGCTGCTTCTCACCTGAGCATGCCAAGGCCCACTGCAGTATCTGTTGCTGACCCATGGTCATCGAAGCGAGTTGCAGTGGAGTCTTTGCTTCCTTCTCGGACCCAGGTTTCGTCACAGATGGAACAGTTGGATTCTACGCCGCCTAATATACCTCAAAGCTCTGCATTGGCACCACTTCCTGGAAGAGGGTGCTTGGATCAAGATGTGAATTCTGATCCTCAAAATCATCTCTTGTTTGGCGTTAGTATAGATTCACAGTCATTACTAATGCAAGGAGGCATCCCAGGCCTGCAGAATGGGAATGATTCAACTGCTATACCCTATTCCACCTCCAATTTCCTGAGCCCTTCCCAGAATGATTTCCCTTTGGATCACACGCTAAATTCTTCGGGCTGCTTAGATGATGTTGGTTATGTGCCTTGTTCAGATAATTCTGATCAAGTGAATCGACCACCGGCAACCTTCGTGAAG GTTTACAAATCTGGAACCTACGGAAGGTCGCTTGATATCACTAGGTTTAGTAGCTATCATGAGCTCCGTAGGGAACTAGGGCGCCTATTTGGCCTTGAGGGCCAGTTGGAAGACCCTATGAGATCAGGCTGGCAGCTTGTATTCGTCGACCGAGAGGAGGACGTCCTTCTCGTTGGCGACGACCCTTGGCA GGAATTCGTGAGTACGGTATCCTGCATAAAGATACTCTCCCCGCAGGAGGTGCAGCAGATGGGCAAGCAGGGGCTTGAGCTTCTGAGCTCAGCCCCAGCGAGAAGGCTCGGTAGCAGCTGTGATGACTACGTTAGCAGGCAGGAGTCAAGAAGCCTAAGCACCGGGATTGCGTCGGTCGGGTCAGTAGAGTTCTGA
- the LOC120704220 gene encoding auxin response factor 17 isoform X2, whose amino-acid sequence MRLSSSSGSVIPAQAASPEAVEEHKCLNSELWHACAGPLVSLPAVGSRVVYFPQGHSEQVAASTNKEMESQIPNYPNLPAQLICQLHNVTMHADAETDEVYAQMTLQPLNPQELKDPYLPAELGSANKQPTNYFCKTLTASDTSTHGGFSVPRRAAEKVFPPLDFTQQPPCQELIAKDLHGNEWKFRHIFRGQPKRHLLTTGWSVFVSAKRLVAGDSVLFIWNDNNQLLLGIRRASRPQTVMPSSVLSSDSMHIGLLAAAAHAASTNSRFTIFYNPRASPSEFVIPLAKYVKAVYHTRISVGMRFRMLFETEESSVRRYMGTITGISDLDSVRWPNSHWRSVKVGWDESTAGERQPRVSLWEIEPLTTFPMYPSPFPLRLKRPWPTGLPSLHGGKDDDLTNSLMWLRDTANPGFQSLNFGGLGVNPWMQPRLDASLLGLQPDMYQAMATAAFQDPTKQVSSTMLQFQQPQNISGRAAPLLSSQILQQVQPQFHQQPYLQNIPESTIHGQGQSELLKQQIQRTQSFNEQKPQLQPQQQQQESQQQSQCLQVPQHQQMQQQNNMTNYQSVSNALSAFSQLSSAPQSSPAVLQTILPFSQAQSFAETTISSLSPSNAATMQNTLRPFSSEAASHLSMPRPTAVSVADPWSSKRVAVESLLPSRTQVSSQMEQLDSTPPNIPQSSALAPLPGRGCLDQDVNSDPQNHLLFGVSIDSQSLLMQGGIPGLQNGNDSTAIPYSTSNFLSPSQNDFPLDHTLNSSGCLDDVGYVPCSDNSDQVNRPPATFVKVYKSGTYGRSLDITRFSSYHELRRELGRLFGLEGQLEDPMRSGWQLVFVDREEDVLLVGDDPWQEFVSTVSCIKILSPQEVQQMGKQGLELLSSAPARRLGSSCDDYVSRQESRSLSTGIASVGSVEF is encoded by the exons ATGAGGCTCTCGTCGTCGTCCGGCAGCGTCATCCCGGCCCAGGCGGCTTCGCCGGAAG CTGTTGAGGAGCACAAGTGTCTGAACTCGGAGTTGTGGCATGCCTGCGCCGGACCCCTTGTTTCCTTGCCGGCGGTGGGTAGCCGGGTGGTGTACTTCCCTCAGGGTCACAGCGAGCAG GTAGCAGCATCAACAAACAAGGAAATGGAGTCTCAGATCCCCAATTATCCTAATCTGCCTGCGCAGCTTATTTGCCAACTGCATAATGTGACGATGCAT GCTGATGCAGAGACAGATGAGGTCTATGCGCAGATGACATTACAACCACTCAACCCG CAAGAACTGAAGGATCCATATTTACCTGCTGAATTAGGTTCTGCCAATAAGCAGCCAACAAACTATTTTTGCAAAACATTAACTGCGAGTGACACAAGTACACATGGTGGATTCTCTGTTCCACGTCGAGCAGCTGAGAAAGTGTTTCCTCCACTG GATTTCACTCAGCAACCTCCCTGCCAGGAGTTGATTGCTAAAGATCTTCATGGCAATGAGTGGAAATTTCGTCACATATTTCGCG GTCAGCCAAAGCGGCATCTTCTAACTACTGGATGGAGTGTCTTTGTTAGTGCAAAGAGACTCGTTGCTGGTGACTCAGTCCTCTTTATCTG GAATGACAATAACCAGCTTCTTCTGGGAATTCGCCGGGCAAGTCGGCCACAAACTGTCATGCCATCTTCAGTCTTATCGAGTGATAGCATGCATATCGGTCTTCTTGCTGCAGCTGCTCATGCTGCTTCAACAAATAGCCGCTTTACAATTTTCTACAATCCAAG ggCAAGCCCTTCAGAGTTTGTCATACCACTTGCAAAATATGTGAAGGCAGTGTATCATACGCGTATATCTGTGGGCATGCGATTCAGGATGCTTTTTGAGACAGAAGAATCTAGTGTTAGGAG ATACATGGGAACAATCACCGGAATCAGTGATCTTGATTCTGTTCGGTGGCCAAATTCACACTGGCGTTCTGTTAAG GTTGGCTGGGATGAATCAACTGCTGGAGAGAGGCAGCCAAGGGTGTCATTATGGGAGATTGAGCCCCTGACAACTTTCCCAATGTATCCATCTCCTTTTCCACTCAGGCTTAAGCGTCCATGGCCAACAGGCTTGCCTTCTCTGCATG GTGGTAAGGATGATGACCTGACTAACTCTCTCATGTGGCTTCGAGATACTGCAAATCCTGGTTTTCAGTCGTTAAATTTTGGTGGACTTGGTGTGAATCCTTGGATGCAGCCAAGGCTGGATGCTTCCTTACTTGGTCTGCAACCTGACATGTATCAGGCGATGGCCACAGCTGCTTTCCAGGATCCAACGAAGCAAGTGTCATCCACGATGCTGCAGTTCCAGCAGCCACAGAACATATCTGGTCGAGCTGCGCCACTTCTGTCGAGCCAGATTTTGCAGCAAGTGCAGCCTCAGTTTCATCAGCAGCCATACCTTCAAAACATCCCTGAGAGCACAATCCATGGCCAAGGTCAATCTGAGCTCCTCAAGCAGCAGATTCAACGCACCCAATCATTTAATGAGCAGAAGCCCCAGCTGCAaccccagcaacagcagcaagaaTCACAGCAGCAATCACAGTGCCTGCAAGTGCCTCAACATCAGCAAATGCAACAGCAGAACAACATGACCAACTACCAGTCAGTGTCTAATGCATTGTCAGCATTTTCTCAATTGTCATCAGCCCCTCAGTCTTCACCTGCGGTGCTGCAAACAATACTACCATTCTCACAGGCGCAGAGCTTTGCAGAAACGACTATCAGCTCATTGTCTCCATCTAATGCCGCCACCATGCAAAATACGCTGAGGCCTTTCTCATCAGAAGCTGCTTCTCACCTGAGCATGCCAAGGCCCACTGCAGTATCTGTTGCTGACCCATGGTCATCGAAGCGAGTTGCAGTGGAGTCTTTGCTTCCTTCTCGGACCCAGGTTTCGTCACAGATGGAACAGTTGGATTCTACGCCGCCTAATATACCTCAAAGCTCTGCATTGGCACCACTTCCTGGAAGAGGGTGCTTGGATCAAGATGTGAATTCTGATCCTCAAAATCATCTCTTGTTTGGCGTTAGTATAGATTCACAGTCATTACTAATGCAAGGAGGCATCCCAGGCCTGCAGAATGGGAATGATTCAACTGCTATACCCTATTCCACCTCCAATTTCCTGAGCCCTTCCCAGAATGATTTCCCTTTGGATCACACGCTAAATTCTTCGGGCTGCTTAGATGATGTTGGTTATGTGCCTTGTTCAGATAATTCTGATCAAGTGAATCGACCACCGGCAACCTTCGTGAAG GTTTACAAATCTGGAACCTACGGAAGGTCGCTTGATATCACTAGGTTTAGTAGCTATCATGAGCTCCGTAGGGAACTAGGGCGCCTATTTGGCCTTGAGGGCCAGTTGGAAGACCCTATGAGATCAGGCTGGCAGCTTGTATTCGTCGACCGAGAGGAGGACGTCCTTCTCGTTGGCGACGACCCTTGGCA GGAATTCGTGAGTACGGTATCCTGCATAAAGATACTCTCCCCGCAGGAGGTGCAGCAGATGGGCAAGCAGGGGCTTGAGCTTCTGAGCTCAGCCCCAGCGAGAAGGCTCGGTAGCAGCTGTGATGACTACGTTAGCAGGCAGGAGTCAAGAAGCCTAAGCACCGGGATTGCGTCGGTCGGGTCAGTAGAGTTCTGA